AACGAACcttgtatataaataaaagtgTATCCGTCAAATCTTGTTACAGTTCATAATACCTAAATCTTGAGTAAAACTTTAAGTGCGTAAATCTAAAATGCAGATCTACAATAGCAAAGCTTTGTCTAGAGTCTAGACTAATCAAAgatagaagaaatatatatctgcaataaaaagaaatatatatctgCAATAAAACCTTGACGGTTTCACTATGTTCTCCCGCTCCACTACGTTCCTCTTGATATAATGGTCATAGAATTCATGTTGCTGATGTTATTGGAAGAGTTAGAAATTTGTTAATAGCTGCAATAAGAGAAAGATATAGGACAAAAGAGAGATGTTGAAAGGCCATGATCCCAATCTGGGGCCATGCCCTAATCTCAAGTTCACTTTATATTAAAACcttcaacacaaaaaaaatgaaaagaaaataataacctCCAATGTAAAACAGAAATTATAAGAATATACAACACACACTGTGTAGAACAACTCTATCATGTCTCAGTTGAAGCCCAGTCCAGAAACAATATACCTTGACAGCCTCCTCAAGTTCTTTTCAACTATAGGCTGCTTcttttttcagaaaacaaaatctATGTCATGGAACATACACTTCTTCAGAATCAAGAACAAGCACATGGTCCAGTATATCATCTTGATCTTCATAAGCAAGGATAGTACTTAAAGGTTGATTTGGGTTGTCAACTTTTGCCCacttttggaaaaagaaaagaaagaatggcATTTGTTACCTCAAAGATGAATCTATCAATCCAAGACAATCTTCTCATCCTTCTTAGCAGCTTTCTTACGTTTCTTTTCAGCTTGAGGTTCCTGTTCTTTCAGATCCTTTGAGAAGGACCTTAATGTGGCAGCCAAATCCTCATTTCTATGTGCTAATCCACACAAGCACCATTTGAAGTTAAACTCATAAAATGTGTGAAGTTGGTAAATGACGAAGGGCTGAAGAAATTACGGGCAAAGAACGTACACAAACACACACTTATCAGGATGACCTGGATGTAAGAAGCAATATGCTTAACGTGGAAGTCTAAAGAAAGTGTGTCAAGTTTACCTGAAATGATGACATCTTCCATATTGACAGATTTCCTGCCACCATGCTGCATAAACAATTCCAGATCCTTTGCCAATTGTTCTGGTCTCATAAACAAAATAAGGGATCAAGTTACACACACCTGAAAAGTGCAAAACACATACATGCTTGCACTCACACACAGTTGATTCATCAAAAATTCCTTAAACCcaaaaacatataatggtgtCATTCCCAACTGAACAGCCTTTTGTATAGATGAGTCGCAAAAATAACGTAACTTCTTTCTGCTTAGACCAAGATGTGAAATGGTTTTGGAATTTGAACTTTCGCTTGGAGAACGAGCCAGCTAGAGAACTTGCAATTTGAAGTGAACTAGGCACACTGTTCAATGAGCATTCTGtccaatccaaattttaattgaTAATGCAATATTAAccagaagagagaaagaggggaagtAGAAGCATGATTCCCATGGTCCTTATTTTTATAATCCCTTTCCAAAATTCATTGCTTTCTCATACACAATGGAGTATATATACaaattcatgaatctgtttGTTCTTTATCCCATGATATATACAGTCTATTACATCAAAGTAtcaaaccaatgttgtaaaagtcCATTTCATAGCCCACATTGTACAAAATAATATAGGTAATGTACACATAACATAATATAAAGTATTATAGAGTTCCTAAATTTTGTACAAAGATATTTTTAAATCTAAAGATGCGATCTTGGAAAAAACtgacaaaaaaatattacataaagaaatatattagCTAAAAAAATGAACCAGTACTTATATTTCCATGAACATCAAATGTACAATAGAGCTATACAACGGGCTGAACAGGTAGCCCAAGACCCAGCTCATATGTGCTGGGCAGCAAATTTACACCCTGACCAACCAGCACCCGGCTTAAACTAGGATTGGCATGCCAGGTTCAGGCTACTTGATGCAGATAGGATTACCCTTACCAGGAGCAGGTTGTCCTGTTCTTGGTGTCCTTAGAATGGAAAGAGCAAATGAGACCCCAAAAGGGGCAACATTTGCTTCTTAAGGAATGGTTACTCCACCAGACATGAGCACTGTCTGTGATATCATGacagaaaattcaaaaagcaagaagaaagtcTTTTAACGTAATTCTGAGTATTCTGCTACATCCACAATGCCTCCAACTTAAGCAATCGTTTGGAGGTTTCCACTCTCGTATTCATTTCCTTGATTGTAGTGGTCTCATTTGAATTATCATTAtctcctctttccattttcacaaGATTGTcatatttatctttttcaatcCCAGATCTTACGCTCTTGGTTTGTCTATCTTGGTGTGCTCCCTGCTAATGTGTGATCCCATGATTTTTGCTCTCTCCCATGATTGCGTGTGGATGCATCTTATCCGATTGATGTATGCACTTTAGATCCGGATCCATTTCATGTTTGGAATCATAGCATTGACAGGCCTGTTAGTTTTTTCCGCTTATTAAACAGATCGAGTGCATGTCGTCTCTCATAACACTTCATTAGTTGCAAACTAGCAGTGTGCTGTAACAATCATTGAAGAAAAACAGCTTAATTCATTGAAACAAGTCAAATTTTCCACGTGAATCCTCCAAAGAAAGGACGTGAAGATCAGATAGACAATTCGGATTCCAAGCCTAGATGCAGAAACATAAAAGACTCAAGTGACCTGCTTCTCGCTTACTCAGAAGAGGAAAGGTCCGACAATCCTAGATAACTCCAACCCCGCAGTATCCAAACCgagaacaagaaaaggaaaccaATTTTTTCCATAGAGCAAGAGTAGTCAAGAAACAGAATCTCGCCATTCACCAAACCATAGCGAAAATGAAATTCCAGTTCGGTTTTCCCTCGTACCTGTGAATTTGAAAGCCAGATCGGCGATGCATGAAACGACCGGCTGGGACACTTCCATTCCATACTTCCCAGCTGCCAATGCAAACAAAATcacggaaaaaggaaaaagacgaagaataaaaaaaaacgaaatgacGAGAGAGCGCGTTCTTGGAGAAAGGAAAAGCGAAATCCAGCCAGAAATTAGACCTTCCGACTCCGCGATCTTAATTACGGCGAGGCGGACTCGATCCCTTAGCTCCCCGGATACGGGATCCTCGCGATCATCGGGATGCGGCTCGTCCCTCTGGAAATCGCCATCTTCCTCTGCCATTTCTTTCTCAGCGAAGGGCGGGAAAAGAGGCGGCTGTCGCCAGAAGGGTATAAATAGGGGGAGAAGCCCGCGCAACTGTGGGTTTTGAAGCGCCTCGGGCAAGACACGGGGCAGGTCCTAGTGGGAAGCTCCAACCCGGTCCGAAGATGTGAGGAAGCGGTTGGTTTTTCAAGGGAAATTTATATTTTCCGGTCAacttttcttctaattttaGAAAAGACGATCAATATTTCGCAATTTATCTAATGCGGGCGATATTGTTTAGGAATATTGTCAAATAAAGGGATAAAATAGAGTTACGGTaactaaagaacaaaaaaattgactcTAGAGGCAAAGATAATGAAGAGGCCTTCGAGCTTAGTTTCTGAacagtgggttgttaaccttttGCTTATACACACGCAAGATACTTCTGCAtttaaaaatacattgaaaCCTAATATAAAGCATGCATGTGCCTTTGAGTGTGTATAAAGTTcatcaatatgtaaattaaaCAAATGCGAAAAATTACGTGAACTAATTATGGACCATTTGGTCAATTTAACTGAAGGATTTTAAAGTGTCGTTtataaagttattttttaaaagtcgAAAAATTACAGCTGCCAATTGCCACCACCTTTTTTAGAAATTAACCATATACTTGGTACCTTTCATACTGGACATAATGATATGCAAACGATTTCTTTCAACACTTGATGTCCTTCATGTTGGTATTCTTTCATGACAATTGTTTTATCCAGTAGCTTTAGAGTCCAACCACCTTCCAACGATATAGTAACCGATGAATAAGCATATTGTTGCAATGCAAATCATATCGCGTTTTTTCattatgtttataatttttttcttgttgttgttgttgttcagGGCACTACCTCTTCTACGCTTCAACTTGTGCATTGGCGTGGCTATTTGTTAAAACATTTAATTGGTCTTTTAAgatctattttgttttttgaaagtCACTTGCAACATCTTCATAATGATCTAAGCCAAGAAAACTACCAGCGTTTCTAGTGTTGTGGATCCTTACCCACCCTTTTACGTTCGTATTAAAAAATAGCATGAACCAAGATGCTTGATAATATGTTAGATGGGCATATGTGACCCCtaaaatctcaattttttgttcaaaGTAAAGCTGTTTCTAAGTCTTATTATTCAAAGTAAAATCCTTACCCCCCTCATAGCCAGGTTTCATTCAGAAAAAGTTGAGAACCATGTAACTTGGTATTATGATATGATACGAAAAGCCTTCAATCTAGTGTTATTCAGTTCTCTTACTTTTTTCATATCCTTAACCAAAATCTAATGGGAAAGGTAGCTATTATTTTCGGGAACTTGTAATTAAGAAGAGGTTGACCAATTGTTATATTTGCTGAAATTCAGATAGCTTTGGAGCCCACATTTCTTGCTATGACTAAATTCTCAATAATTATTAATATGTTGTTAATATGGGAAAACTCGTAGCTACTAGACTTTGATGAGAATCATCTAAGTCATCGATTCTAAAGAGATTAGATTGTGGAAATTAAACTACAAATATAGAAAGCGATTTGTTTTTTTGAGAGTACAACAAAGTACCCATCAAAAGAACAAGGAATTTAGTTTGAGGAAGctcatttgtttctttcttttttctcctgtCTCATCATTTGAGTGTTGTTTCagacttttgaaaaaatgaaaaacagttTGCCTTTTGTATTTGCAACTGAATCTCCACCATCTGATCTCCATGAACCGATGGCATAGATAATTTTCATTAAATCCGATATATGAGCGTCCAACAGCTACCTGTTTTCTGTTAATATGATATATGAAAATTGACGTTAATTGTATATGCAATAATGGGGTGTCTGATGACCTGAGTATTTCACTTCTGCGGAGGTGGGTGCGTCTCATTAGCGGACACCTAGTGCAGGCAACGTTCAGGGGAGGTGGGTGCTCAATGTGTCAAGCCCTCCTGCATGACCCAACGCTTCGAGTCCTCGGGGCGCTGAAGCGGACCTAGGGGTGCCGTGTCGCTAGGGGGATTTGACACATCATGCACCCTTCTCAGAGTATTATATCAGCTGTTAGGGCAAATGCCATGCATCTGCCAACAAACAAGCTGAGTTCACTAGCCACCATCTACCAGCAAAGCTCAAGCTGCCAAGGAATTGACTATGCTCATTGAACTCTACTGCCAAATCAACTGTAGTGTggatatataatataaaaatttaaagaataCTTCTTTGCCATGACCTCAAACATGCCTCTTTGCATAAACGTATTCTTCATAAACATTTAGTTTCCGTTCCTACATATGCTAACATAATGACTGTAGCTCAAAAGTTGTGTTTCTTAACTTCCTTATTGACATATTTCCTTTATTATTGTGTTTTCTTCACATGGTCAACCATGCTATTTTCTTTGTAATGTTAAAACTTAAGAGATTCTTACTTTTTCATATGTGAGCCTTGCTTCTTGTTCCTCTCCAGATTCCATTTTCACATTCCACTTTTGCTTAAAACAAATGAACAGGTAAAGGTTTTGAATCGGTGGAAACTTTGGTATTCAAAGATAGGGGGGAATTATCAGATCTAGGCATGACATCGAAGCTCGCTTTGTTTTTGCAATAATTGGAAAATACAAACATGTCATGTTTCAAGAATGATCTAATTAACAGGCCAAAAGAAGAGATGGAGAGGTCGGTAACATATAGTACAATTCCAGACAACCCAAATTTTGATCTAGGGAAAGAGACTTCATGCATTAATAATATGCTTGAAAAACAGAACAAGCTCTTGGCTTAAAGGCCAAGTTTCTTAGAACCGTAAACTCTAGACTCGTAAGATCTATGGGTACAACAttcaagagaagaaaataataaaatttaagaaCAAAGAAGATTTCGTGAGAATTTTTATCTCGAGCCAAAAAAATGTGAGACTTCATGCCGGGGAACACCAAGGCCCAAGCACATGTTTGACTAGGTTGCCAGAGAAGCAGTGCCTGGACTTGACCTCCCCATGCACGGCCACGTTTATCTCCACAAGAAAAAGGAGGCTGAACTCAGAATTTAGCCTCCCCTGCAGAGGGAACTCAGGTTTAAGAATCAAGATCAAACTCCAACTTGGTTGCATCTCATTTACGCACAAATCTTTGAAGTGCCACCGGCAAATCCATTTGCTTTTTCTCAATCTTCTGTTTCTTGGAACGCTCCTCCTCAATTTGCTTCTCCAAGAAAGGTCTCTTCGCTTCGCtaattgcttcttttttcttcttctctactttGCTTGGTTTACTTCTTCCTTTGGTTTTTTTGCTCCTTCGCATGCTC
This window of the Nymphaea colorata isolate Beijing-Zhang1983 chromosome 2, ASM883128v2, whole genome shotgun sequence genome carries:
- the LOC116248485 gene encoding protein MHF1 homolog, coding for MAEEDGDFQRDEPHPDDREDPVSGELRDRVRLAVIKIAESEAGKYGMEVSQPVVSCIADLAFKFTEQLAKDLELFMQHGGRKSVNMEDVIISAHRNEDLAATLRSFSKDLKEQEPQAEKKRKKAAKKDEKIVLD